A single region of the Sphingomonas sp. LY29 genome encodes:
- the murC gene encoding UDP-N-acetylmuramate--L-alanine ligase — translation MKAMGTEIGTIHFVGIGGIGMSGIAEVMHHLGYAVQGSDQNDGYAVEGLRKAGIPVAIGHHADNLGDARVVVCSTAISRGNPEVEAAIERRLPLVRRAEMLAELMRMQSTVAVAGTHGKTTTTSMIAAMLDAGGIDPTVINGGVINAYGSNARLGKSDWMVVEADESDGSFLRLDGTIAVVTNIDPEHLDHYGGFDQVKDAFVEFVENVPFYGLAVMCVDHPEVQNILSRIRDRRVMTYGTSALADLRAENIMPENGGTRFDATVLERDGSRRTIEGVFVPMPGRHNVLNALAAIAVGLEFKMDDAVIARGFERFSGVKRRFTPVGDIDGARVIDDYAHHPVEIRAVLSAAREAAEERVIAVVQPHRYTRLRDLMEDFQNAFNDADVVFVAPVFAAGEEPIEGIDAAALADGLRAHGHRMVKPVENASDLAANLRDLAGPGDLIVCMGAGDITKWAAGLADGIAAARAAK, via the coding sequence ATGAAGGCGATGGGCACCGAAATCGGGACGATCCACTTCGTCGGGATCGGCGGCATCGGCATGTCCGGCATCGCCGAGGTGATGCATCATCTTGGTTATGCGGTGCAGGGGTCCGACCAGAACGACGGCTATGCGGTCGAAGGCTTGCGCAAGGCGGGGATCCCGGTCGCGATCGGGCACCATGCCGACAATCTGGGCGATGCGCGCGTCGTGGTCTGCTCGACCGCGATCAGTCGCGGCAATCCCGAAGTCGAGGCGGCGATCGAGCGGCGCCTGCCGTTGGTGCGCCGGGCGGAGATGCTGGCCGAGCTGATGCGGATGCAGTCGACCGTCGCGGTCGCGGGAACGCACGGCAAGACGACGACCACCTCGATGATCGCGGCGATGCTCGATGCCGGCGGGATCGATCCGACTGTGATCAACGGCGGCGTCATCAACGCCTATGGATCGAACGCGCGGCTGGGAAAGTCCGACTGGATGGTGGTCGAGGCCGACGAAAGCGACGGCAGCTTCCTTCGCCTCGACGGGACGATCGCGGTGGTGACCAACATCGATCCCGAGCACCTCGACCATTATGGCGGCTTCGACCAGGTGAAGGACGCCTTCGTCGAATTCGTCGAGAATGTGCCTTTCTACGGGCTCGCAGTGATGTGCGTGGACCATCCCGAAGTGCAGAACATCCTGAGCCGGATCCGCGATCGGCGAGTGATGACCTATGGCACCTCGGCGCTGGCCGACCTTCGCGCGGAGAACATCATGCCGGAGAATGGCGGGACGCGGTTCGACGCGACCGTGCTGGAGCGCGACGGCAGCCGGCGGACGATCGAGGGCGTGTTCGTGCCGATGCCGGGGCGGCACAATGTGCTCAACGCGCTGGCGGCGATCGCGGTGGGCCTTGAGTTCAAGATGGACGACGCGGTGATCGCGCGCGGGTTTGAGCGGTTCAGCGGCGTCAAGCGGCGCTTCACCCCGGTCGGCGACATCGACGGGGCGCGGGTGATCGACGATTACGCGCATCATCCGGTGGAGATTCGCGCGGTGCTGTCGGCGGCGCGCGAAGCGGCCGAGGAACGCGTCATCGCGGTGGTGCAGCCGCACCGCTACACCCGCCTTCGCGACCTGATGGAAGACTTCCAGAACGCGTTCAACGACGCCGACGTGGTGTTCGTCGCACCGGTCTTTGCCGCCGGCGAGGAGCCGATCGAGGGGATCGACGCCGCCGCGTTGGCGGACGGTCTGCGCGCGCACGGGCATCGCATGGTCAAGCCGGTCGAGAATGCGAGCGACCTTGCCGCGAACCTGCGCGACCTCGCCGGGCCGGGCGACCTGATCGTGTGCATGGGCGCGGGCGACATCACCAAGTGGGCAGCGGGCCTTGCCGACGGGATCGCGGCGGCGAGGGCGGCCAAGTGA
- the murB gene encoding UDP-N-acetylmuramate dehydrogenase has product MSVATFPAVRGKLKAGAPLAPLVWFKSGGAAEQLFEPADRDDLVQFLRDLDPTVPVMALGLGSNMIVRDGGVPGVVVRLGKAFAKVEVLDATTLRCGGGASGILVSSTARDAGIAGVEFLRSIPGTVGGFVRMNGGAYGRETCEILVECEVVLRSGEVRTLGVDDLGYTYRHSELPEGAIVVSATFRGVPGEPAAVQAEMDRIAAAREESQPLRSRTGGSTFKNPLPHKAWQVIDAAGCRGLTIGDAQVSEKHCNFLLNLGQASSSDIEALGEEVRRRVKADSGVDLEWEIQRIGVEKQ; this is encoded by the coding sequence GTGAGCGTCGCGACGTTTCCGGCCGTTCGCGGCAAGCTGAAGGCAGGCGCGCCGTTGGCGCCGCTGGTGTGGTTCAAGTCGGGCGGGGCGGCCGAGCAATTGTTCGAGCCCGCCGATCGCGACGACCTGGTGCAGTTCCTTCGCGACCTTGATCCGACCGTGCCGGTGATGGCGCTTGGCCTCGGTTCCAACATGATCGTTCGCGACGGCGGGGTGCCCGGCGTGGTGGTGCGGCTGGGTAAGGCGTTTGCGAAGGTCGAAGTGCTCGACGCAACTACGCTTCGCTGCGGCGGCGGGGCGAGCGGGATTTTGGTCTCCTCGACCGCGCGCGACGCCGGGATCGCAGGGGTCGAATTCCTCCGCTCGATCCCTGGCACGGTCGGCGGGTTCGTCCGGATGAACGGCGGCGCCTACGGCCGCGAGACCTGCGAGATATTGGTCGAGTGCGAGGTGGTGCTTCGGTCGGGCGAGGTGAGGACACTTGGCGTCGACGACCTTGGCTACACCTATCGCCACAGCGAATTGCCCGAGGGTGCAATCGTGGTGTCCGCGACCTTTCGCGGGGTTCCGGGCGAGCCGGCGGCGGTCCAGGCCGAGATGGACCGCATCGCGGCGGCGCGAGAGGAAAGCCAGCCGCTGCGCAGCCGCACGGGCGGATCGACCTTCAAGAACCCGCTGCCGCACAAGGCGTGGCAGGTGATCGACGCCGCGGGATGCCGCGGGCTGACGATCGGCGACGCGCAGGTGTCGGAGAAGCATTGCAACTTCCTGCTCAACCTTGGACAGGCAAGCAGCAGCGATATCGAGGCGCTGGGCGAGGAAGTGCGGCGCCGGGTCAAGGCCGACAGCGGCGTCGACCTCGAATGGGAAATCCAGAGAATCGGAGTGGAAAAGCAGTGA
- a CDS encoding D-alanine--D-alanine ligase, translating into MGGWSSERPVSLMSGEGIVAALKEQGFSSVVGVDMDRNVASVLAGIRPDVVFNALHGTPGEDGTVQGMLDLMQIPYTHSGLETSVIAIDKELTKLVLVPGGIRMPKGKIVESASLYEGDPMPRPYVLKPINEGSSVGVAIVTDDSNYGHPISAKAEGPWRHFDRLLAEPFIRGRELTVAVLGDQALCVTELEPKAGFYDFDAKYTDGMTTHICPAQIPVPIAEAMMAMALKAHRLLKCKGASRSDFRWDDEQGEAGIYLLEVNTQPGMTPLSLVPEQAKQQGIGYGELVERIIAEALQG; encoded by the coding sequence ATGGGCGGCTGGTCGTCGGAACGACCGGTGTCGCTGATGAGCGGCGAAGGGATCGTCGCGGCGCTGAAGGAGCAGGGCTTCAGCAGCGTCGTCGGAGTCGACATGGACCGCAACGTCGCGTCGGTGTTGGCGGGCATTCGCCCCGACGTCGTGTTCAACGCGCTTCACGGCACGCCCGGCGAGGACGGCACGGTGCAGGGCATGCTCGACCTGATGCAGATTCCCTACACCCACTCGGGGCTGGAAACCTCGGTCATCGCGATCGACAAGGAGCTGACCAAGCTGGTGCTCGTGCCCGGCGGAATTCGCATGCCCAAGGGCAAGATCGTCGAGAGCGCGTCGCTATACGAAGGCGACCCGATGCCGCGTCCCTATGTGCTGAAGCCCATCAACGAGGGCAGCTCGGTCGGGGTGGCGATCGTCACCGACGACAGCAATTACGGGCACCCGATCAGTGCGAAAGCGGAAGGCCCGTGGCGGCATTTCGACCGGCTGCTGGCCGAACCGTTCATTCGCGGGCGTGAACTGACCGTGGCGGTGCTCGGCGACCAGGCGCTGTGCGTGACGGAGTTGGAGCCCAAAGCGGGCTTCTATGATTTCGACGCCAAATATACCGATGGCATGACGACCCACATCTGCCCGGCGCAGATCCCCGTGCCGATCGCCGAGGCAATGATGGCGATGGCGTTGAAGGCGCACCGGTTGTTGAAGTGCAAAGGCGCGTCGCGCTCCGACTTCCGCTGGGACGACGAGCAAGGTGAGGCGGGTATCTATCTGCTGGAGGTCAACACCCAGCCGGGAATGACTCCGCTGAGCCTGGTGCCCGAGCAGGCCAAGCAGCAGGGCATCGGCTACGGCGAACTGGTCGAACGGATTATCGCCGAGGCGCTGCAGGGATGA
- a CDS encoding cell division protein FtsQ/DivIB, with amino-acid sequence MSAARVRRGSNAKGRGAKSTPRKAAARPTIGQAKANRVATWAFGAFVVAIAGVAIVALDVPAKIGLAAGEAVGDAGFRVESVDIKGLRQMNPRPVYAIALDQQTTAMPLVDVEAIRARLLKFGWVKDARVSRRFPDTLVIDIVERKPAALWQDDQRLSLIDAEGVVLDRVPVSRMPDLPLLVGKGANIQAVPLDTLLSKAPALKAQLVSASWIGERRWDLSFQSGETIALPEGEAAAMAALTKFAKMDKSAGLLGRGMLRFDLRVPDKMIVRLPREPGEPIIPEPVSES; translated from the coding sequence ATGAGCGCGGCCCGCGTCCGACGCGGATCGAACGCGAAGGGGCGTGGGGCGAAGTCGACCCCGCGCAAGGCGGCGGCGCGTCCGACCATCGGGCAGGCCAAGGCCAATCGCGTGGCAACGTGGGCGTTCGGGGCGTTCGTCGTCGCGATCGCGGGCGTGGCGATCGTCGCGCTCGACGTGCCCGCAAAAATCGGTCTGGCCGCTGGCGAAGCGGTCGGCGACGCGGGCTTTCGGGTGGAAAGCGTCGACATCAAGGGGCTGCGGCAAATGAACCCGCGCCCGGTCTATGCGATTGCGCTCGACCAGCAGACGACCGCGATGCCGCTGGTCGATGTCGAGGCGATCCGCGCGCGGCTGCTCAAGTTCGGATGGGTCAAGGACGCGCGCGTATCGCGGCGCTTCCCCGACACGCTGGTCATCGACATCGTCGAGCGCAAACCCGCTGCATTGTGGCAGGACGACCAGCGCCTGTCGCTGATCGATGCCGAGGGCGTGGTCCTTGACCGTGTACCGGTCAGCCGCATGCCCGACCTGCCGCTGCTGGTAGGCAAGGGCGCGAACATCCAGGCGGTGCCGCTCGACACCCTGCTGTCGAAGGCGCCGGCGTTGAAGGCGCAATTGGTGTCGGCAAGCTGGATCGGCGAGCGGCGTTGGGACCTGTCGTTCCAGTCGGGCGAGACAATCGCGCTTCCCGAAGGCGAGGCGGCGGCGATGGCGGCGTTGACCAAGTTCGCGAAAATGGACAAGTCGGCTGGCCTGCTCGGCCGCGGCATGCTGCGGTTCGATCTTCGAGTCCCCGACAAGATGATCGTTCGCCTCCCGCGCGAGCCCGGCGAGCCGATCATTCCCGAACCCGTGTCCGAAAGTTAA
- the ftsA gene encoding cell division protein FtsA produces the protein MSASSDQPLITALDIGSSKVTALIVTRDPDGRLRVLGTGQRESRGVKRGYVTDMEASEVAVREAVELAERMSGVTIEDVWASFAAGGLVSDVANVEVELGGHAVEQSDINELLTTGRQAIDRNGQVVLHAHPALYTIDGVEGVNNPIGLHADRLGVDIHVVVADPAPLRNIDYVIRSAHLGVKAIVASPVAAALACLTTEERELGVALVELGAEVTNVSLHAGGMLVGLRSIPLGAKDITDDIACAFGVPRREAERMKCRFGSAMTSPRDNHEMVEATPIGGEDSAEPLRITHAQLITVIRQRVEELTSEVEAALKSLGFTGPVGRQVVLTGGGAELKNIADYMQGVLGRAVRVGRPRTITGLPEAHSGPAFSTMVGLAMLAGNGSGDIRDIVSGSAREKKTSNSLFGKLFSALKQGY, from the coding sequence ATGTCCGCTTCCTCCGACCAGCCGCTGATCACGGCGCTCGACATTGGGTCGTCAAAGGTCACCGCGCTGATCGTGACTCGCGATCCCGACGGGCGGCTGCGCGTGCTTGGCACCGGCCAGCGCGAGAGCCGCGGGGTCAAGCGCGGCTATGTCACCGACATGGAAGCGAGCGAAGTCGCGGTGCGCGAGGCGGTCGAACTGGCCGAGCGAATGTCGGGCGTGACGATCGAGGACGTGTGGGCAAGCTTCGCCGCGGGCGGACTGGTCAGTGACGTTGCCAATGTCGAGGTCGAGCTTGGCGGCCATGCGGTCGAACAGTCGGACATCAACGAATTGCTGACCACCGGTCGGCAGGCGATCGACCGCAACGGGCAGGTCGTGCTTCACGCGCATCCTGCGCTCTACACGATCGACGGGGTCGAGGGCGTCAACAACCCCATCGGGCTTCATGCCGACCGGCTGGGCGTCGATATCCACGTCGTCGTCGCGGACCCCGCGCCGCTTCGCAACATCGACTATGTCATCCGCTCGGCGCACCTCGGCGTGAAGGCGATCGTCGCTTCGCCGGTGGCCGCGGCGCTGGCGTGCCTGACGACCGAGGAACGCGAACTGGGCGTGGCGCTGGTCGAGCTTGGCGCGGAGGTGACAAATGTGTCGCTTCATGCCGGCGGAATGCTGGTAGGGCTTCGCTCGATCCCGCTTGGCGCCAAGGACATCACCGACGACATCGCCTGCGCGTTCGGCGTGCCGCGGCGCGAGGCCGAGCGGATGAAGTGCCGCTTCGGATCGGCGATGACGAGCCCGCGCGACAATCACGAGATGGTCGAGGCGACCCCGATCGGCGGCGAGGATAGCGCCGAGCCGCTGCGCATCACCCATGCCCAACTGATCACCGTCATCCGCCAGCGGGTGGAGGAATTGACCAGCGAGGTCGAGGCCGCGCTGAAGTCGCTGGGTTTCACCGGGCCGGTCGGGCGCCAGGTCGTACTGACCGGGGGCGGGGCGGAATTGAAGAACATCGCCGATTACATGCAAGGCGTGCTCGGCCGCGCGGTTCGCGTTGGGCGTCCGCGCACGATCACTGGCCTTCCCGAAGCGCATAGCGGACCGGCCTTTTCGACTATGGTCGGGCTGGCGATGCTGGCCGGGAACGGCAGCGGCGACATTCGGGACATCGTTTCCGGGTCGGCACGCGAAAAGAAGACCTCGAACAGTCTTTTCGGGAAACTCTTCAGCGCGTTAAAGCAGGGCTATTAA
- the ftsZ gene encoding cell division protein FtsZ, translating into MSIDFIRPEVDELRPRISVIGVGGAGGNAIANMIRSDVQGVEFLVANTDAQALNASAADQRLQLGLKITQGLGAGSRPEIGRAAAEETIEEIDRALEGAHMCFIAAGMGGGTGTGAAPVIAKTARDKGILTVGVVTKPFAFEGARRGRSADAGIEELQKHVDTLIVIPNQNLFRLATSETTFKEAFQMADEVLQQGVRGITDLMVMPGLINLDFADVRSVMGEMGKAMMGTGEASGDNRAIEAAEKAISNPLLDGVSMKGAKGVIISITGGEDMRLMEVDEAASHIKELVDPDANIIWGSAFNNNMEGKIRVSVVATGIEAEVAAQPQPGKVFTFPTAGRGAAPAAPAPAAAPAPRASAEEDILDLSEGDVAGDELVLDSGDILSDPVIGTPIAPPADDMDSAPATITAGAKESGTLFERMSNIARGANQAKIDEEPAPSFRREPLDIPRFLNRQNNQ; encoded by the coding sequence ATGAGCATTGATTTCATCCGGCCGGAGGTCGACGAACTTCGCCCGCGGATCAGTGTCATCGGCGTCGGCGGTGCCGGCGGCAACGCGATCGCGAACATGATCCGGTCCGACGTCCAGGGCGTCGAATTCCTGGTCGCCAATACCGACGCGCAGGCGCTCAATGCCTCGGCCGCCGACCAGCGGCTGCAGCTCGGCCTGAAGATCACGCAGGGCCTTGGCGCCGGATCGCGCCCTGAAATCGGCCGCGCTGCCGCGGAAGAGACGATCGAGGAAATCGATCGCGCGCTTGAAGGCGCGCACATGTGCTTCATCGCTGCCGGCATGGGTGGCGGCACGGGCACCGGCGCCGCGCCGGTGATCGCCAAGACCGCGCGTGACAAGGGTATCCTGACCGTCGGTGTCGTGACCAAGCCGTTCGCGTTCGAGGGCGCGCGTCGCGGCCGCTCGGCCGATGCGGGCATCGAAGAGCTTCAGAAGCACGTCGACACTCTGATCGTTATTCCGAACCAGAACCTTTTCCGTCTCGCGACGTCGGAAACGACGTTCAAAGAAGCGTTCCAGATGGCCGACGAGGTCCTGCAGCAGGGCGTTCGCGGAATCACCGACCTGATGGTCATGCCGGGCCTGATCAACCTCGACTTCGCCGACGTCCGTTCGGTGATGGGCGAGATGGGCAAGGCGATGATGGGCACCGGCGAAGCGTCGGGCGACAATCGCGCGATCGAGGCCGCCGAAAAGGCGATCTCCAACCCGCTGCTCGACGGCGTCAGCATGAAGGGCGCCAAGGGCGTCATCATCTCGATCACCGGCGGCGAGGACATGCGCCTGATGGAAGTCGACGAGGCTGCCAGCCACATCAAGGAACTGGTCGATCCCGACGCCAACATCATCTGGGGTTCGGCGTTCAACAACAATATGGAAGGCAAGATCCGCGTGTCGGTCGTCGCCACCGGGATCGAAGCCGAAGTCGCCGCCCAGCCGCAGCCGGGCAAGGTCTTCACCTTCCCGACGGCAGGTCGAGGCGCCGCTCCGGCGGCTCCTGCCCCCGCGGCTGCGCCCGCTCCGCGTGCGTCGGCCGAGGAGGATATCCTCGACCTGTCCGAAGGTGACGTTGCCGGCGACGAGCTCGTGCTCGACAGCGGCGACATCCTGTCGGACCCGGTCATCGGCACCCCGATCGCGCCGCCGGCCGACGACATGGACAGCGCGCCCGCGACGATCACCGCCGGCGCCAAGGAAAGCGGCACGCTGTTCGAACGCATGTCGAACATCGCGCGTGGTGCGAACCAGGCGAAGATCGACGAGGAACCGGCACCGAGCTTCCGCCGTGAACCGCTCGATATTCCGCGCTTCCTCAACCGCCAGAACAACCAGTAA
- a CDS encoding SPOR domain-containing protein: MALTTAGPVMAQGVYAETPGNALSRHIRVLASNPRDFTSLIGAGRAALDLGDLQAAVGFYSRAEESYPSTPAPKIGLGAAMAQMGDPRGALVYFDQALQMGAPPITLALDRGMARDLLGDPGAAQSDYRLAMVGANADEARRRIALSLAITGDRNGAIVALQPLLNRRDVAAQRIRAFVLALTGDRMGAAQAINSVMPGASARFDPFFVMLPRLSMTEKAAAVHLGLFPEDAATRLAQAGPPPPQPGFANPARSAARQQPVRVARAAPQRPAPQPRETRPAVRVERDPAVRGLDGREQRAASLIRRPAPTQQVASRPVTPPAITTAPVRMASQQPLPTPVPTYTPPATSVASLTASPPVVETAGNSTPEPLVDTAATATPTPAFSIAELNADAERLDGLEKLLATIDDSAPPPPAPRPKVESPKVKVAADNRDAREAREKRAAAAKKLAEDKKREEKLAAVKKAKAEVEKIGVAGMNWVQLAGGSNEDRMSTEYKKLSAKAGTLLKSRSGYVTMGKDYFRLLVGPFDSKSEAQEFVNKLAKEGVDGFSWTRTPAQIKIEKIGTK; encoded by the coding sequence TTGGCCTTAACGACGGCCGGTCCGGTCATGGCGCAAGGCGTCTATGCGGAAACTCCCGGCAATGCGCTGTCGCGTCATATCCGCGTGCTTGCCAGCAATCCGCGCGACTTCACGTCGCTGATCGGGGCGGGGCGCGCGGCGCTCGACCTTGGCGACTTGCAAGCGGCGGTCGGCTTCTACAGTCGGGCCGAGGAAAGCTATCCGTCGACCCCCGCGCCCAAGATCGGGCTTGGCGCGGCGATGGCGCAGATGGGCGACCCGCGCGGCGCGCTCGTCTATTTCGACCAAGCGCTGCAGATGGGCGCGCCGCCGATCACGCTGGCGCTGGACCGCGGCATGGCGCGCGACCTGCTGGGCGATCCCGGCGCGGCGCAGTCCGATTATCGGTTGGCAATGGTCGGCGCGAATGCCGACGAAGCGCGACGCCGGATCGCTCTCAGCCTGGCCATCACCGGCGACCGCAACGGGGCGATCGTGGCGCTGCAGCCGCTGCTCAATCGCCGCGATGTCGCTGCACAGCGGATCCGCGCCTTCGTGCTGGCGCTGACGGGTGACCGGATGGGCGCGGCGCAGGCGATCAACTCGGTCATGCCCGGCGCCTCGGCGCGGTTCGATCCCTTCTTCGTGATGCTGCCCCGCTTGAGCATGACCGAGAAAGCTGCCGCGGTGCACCTTGGCTTGTTCCCGGAAGATGCCGCGACGCGCCTTGCGCAGGCCGGGCCGCCGCCGCCGCAACCCGGTTTTGCCAATCCCGCGCGGTCGGCGGCGCGGCAACAGCCGGTTCGCGTCGCCCGGGCAGCCCCGCAGCGACCGGCGCCCCAGCCGCGTGAGACCCGTCCGGCGGTTCGCGTCGAGCGTGATCCGGCGGTCCGCGGCCTCGACGGTCGCGAACAGCGCGCGGCGTCGCTGATCCGGCGCCCCGCCCCGACCCAGCAGGTCGCTAGCAGGCCGGTGACGCCGCCGGCGATCACGACGGCGCCTGTCCGGATGGCGAGCCAGCAGCCACTGCCGACGCCCGTTCCCACCTACACGCCGCCCGCCACGTCCGTGGCGAGCCTGACGGCATCTCCCCCGGTCGTCGAAACGGCGGGCAATTCGACGCCCGAACCGCTGGTCGACACTGCGGCCACGGCTACTCCGACGCCCGCCTTCTCCATCGCCGAATTGAACGCCGATGCCGAGCGGCTCGACGGTCTGGAAAAGCTGCTCGCCACCATCGACGACAGCGCGCCGCCGCCACCCGCGCCGCGCCCGAAGGTTGAGAGCCCCAAAGTCAAGGTTGCCGCCGACAATCGCGACGCCCGCGAGGCGCGCGAGAAGAGGGCCGCTGCCGCGAAGAAGCTGGCCGAGGACAAGAAGCGCGAGGAGAAGCTCGCCGCGGTGAAGAAGGCCAAAGCTGAGGTCGAAAAGATCGGCGTCGCGGGCATGAACTGGGTGCAGCTGGCGGGCGGATCGAACGAAGACCGCATGTCGACCGAGTATAAGAAGCTGTCCGCTAAGGCCGGCACGCTGCTGAAGTCGCGGTCGGGCTATGTGACAATGGGCAAGGACTATTTCCGACTGCTGGTCGGGCCGTTCGACAGCAAGTCGGAGGCGCAGGAATTCGTCAACAAGCTTGCCAAGGAAGGGGTCGACGGCTTTAGCTGGACCCGCACGCCCGCCCAGATCAAGATCGAGAAAATCGGCACGAAATGA
- a CDS encoding deoxyguanosinetriphosphate triphosphohydrolase has protein sequence MMLAPALAAHPERSRGRAFAEDDRGPRGPRDAFQRDRDRIVHSVAFRRLRHKTQVFVAPDGDHFRVRLTHSIEVAQIGRTMARSLGLNEDLTEALCLAHDLGHPPFGHGGEDSLDRGLADAGGFDHNGHTLRLVTALENPYPGFDGLNLSWETLEGLAKHNGPVSNPTWAMAEADAAFGLDLQSWPSLEAQVAAIADDIAYDNHDIDDGLRSGILDLNALLELPFVARQWAAIERRHPDLDVPRKAKALVRDGIGAMVGDVLTEARRRIAEAGVETIDDVRAAGRQLVGFSDAMREEERALKRHLYANLYDSPPLTPIRREAQRIVADLVACYRDHPEHLPEGWQRGDGEQARLRGIGDYIAGMTDRFAIARHEALIGPVLMPDRF, from the coding sequence ATGATGCTTGCCCCGGCCCTTGCCGCGCACCCCGAACGATCGCGCGGCCGGGCCTTTGCCGAGGACGATCGCGGTCCGCGCGGGCCGCGTGACGCGTTCCAGCGTGACCGCGACCGGATCGTCCATTCGGTCGCCTTCCGCCGCCTGCGCCACAAGACGCAGGTGTTCGTCGCGCCCGATGGCGATCACTTCCGCGTCCGGCTGACCCATTCGATCGAAGTCGCACAGATCGGCCGGACGATGGCGCGATCGCTCGGCTTGAATGAGGATCTGACCGAGGCGCTGTGTCTGGCGCATGACCTCGGCCATCCCCCGTTCGGACATGGGGGCGAAGATTCGCTCGACCGCGGGCTCGCTGACGCGGGTGGGTTCGATCACAACGGGCACACGCTGCGCCTCGTCACTGCGCTGGAGAATCCTTATCCGGGGTTCGACGGTCTCAATCTCAGCTGGGAAACGCTGGAGGGTCTGGCCAAGCACAATGGCCCGGTGAGCAACCCGACCTGGGCGATGGCCGAAGCGGATGCGGCGTTCGGCCTCGACCTGCAAAGCTGGCCGAGCCTGGAAGCGCAGGTCGCGGCGATCGCCGACGACATCGCCTACGATAATCACGACATCGACGATGGGCTGCGGTCGGGCATCCTCGATCTTAACGCGCTGCTGGAGCTTCCGTTCGTGGCGCGCCAGTGGGCGGCGATCGAGCGACGTCATCCCGACCTCGACGTGCCGCGCAAGGCGAAGGCGCTGGTTCGTGACGGGATCGGGGCGATGGTCGGCGATGTGCTGACGGAGGCGCGCCGGCGGATTGCCGAGGCGGGCGTCGAGACGATCGACGACGTTCGCGCGGCAGGCCGGCAGTTGGTCGGTTTTTCCGACGCGATGCGCGAGGAAGAGCGCGCACTGAAGCGACACCTCTATGCCAACCTCTACGACAGTCCGCCGCTCACCCCGATCCGGCGCGAGGCGCAGCGGATCGTCGCCGACCTTGTCGCTTGTTACCGCGACCATCCCGAACATCTGCCCGAAGGCTGGCAGCGCGGCGACGGCGAACAGGCGCGGCTGCGCGGCATTGGCGACTATATCGCCGGGATGACGGACCGCTTCGCGATCGCGCGGCACGAAGCGCTGATCGGTCCCGTGCTCATGCCCGACCGCTTCTAG